The DNA sequence CTCACAAATGCAGCTGATGTGTGCTTTGGTCAAGATCCGGCGAGTCGCAACCCTCAAATACGGGTTCGTGCCTTTTCATTTTTAACAACTAAAGGGGCTAACTATCAAGATCAAGCAACTTTTTCCGGACCAGTTTCCCGCATTCTCGAGCTAGCTGAAGCTTTTGTTCTTCGGCATACACCAGTGACAGCTGAATTTCATGAAGACCGGTTGCAACGAACGGATCAACCTCTGTATGCCCGATACGTTTTACGCGAAGGCTTAGTCAATGCCTTAGCTCATCGTGACTATGCTTCATTCTCAGGTGGTATTACTGTTGAAGTCTACCCGGACCGAGTTGAGATATGGAACTCAGGAAAGCTACCTAAAGGCTGGGATGCGCGCAAGTTGCGTACTGCACATCCTTCTCTTCCTAGTAACCCGGATATCGCGCATATTCTCTACTTACGTGGATACATGGAACGTATTGGTAGAGGAACTCTTAAAATGATTGAGGTAAGTCAGATAGAAGGACTGCCTTCTCCTAAATGGCAAGCCGATGAAGATGGCGTACGCTTAACAATCTTTAATCGTCTTTACTCAAAGCAAGAGCGTCAGCCATCACTCAATGAGCGTCAGCAAAAATTGTTAGATACGTTGGAGGTTGGTCAAGCCATTACAATGGCCGATTATACGCTAGGGTTTGCGTCGGAAGTAAGCAAGAGGCAAGCACAACGCGACCTAGGCCTGTTAGTGGATGCGGGATATCTTGTCTTGGAAGGTGGTGCTCGTACGTCCCGTTATGTGCGCGTCGAATGACAACTTCATCAATTGCGCCATAATCGCGACATGATTTAGACACGTCATACGCGAAACAATTGCTCAAAAAGCTGGGAAACTTGGTCCTAGGACAAGTATGTCGCTTCGTTACGACTCTAATCGCGACAAATCGCGACATAATCGCGACAGCGTCGACTTAACATCTTCGTGCTGGGTGGCCCGTCTCATTTGACAGGAGAACTACCTGATACACTTAAGCTTAACCACAACAGGAACATCTTCCCGTTCAGAATGATCTTGCGTCATTGGAGCTGCTGCAATTCATTGAGATAATAACGGAAATTGGGGACAATCCATTACTTGGGTACTCGGCGCTGGTCTAATACATGGTGCAACGTCGGTTATGCTCGTCAATGACGAGTTGAATGCGCACGTGATGCATGGCCAGGGAGCGGCTGAATGAGCAGGACTTGCGCACGAGCACGCCGCACCGCTGCTGTAGCGAACAGTTGATGGCTTCGACGATGCTGGTTTGTCTGCTGCCCTTGGCGCAGGCTTGGTGCGCCCGCTTGGGCAACACGCCTTCGTAAGCCTCCTACTCGTCGGTGTAGTACCAGGTGCCGGTGCGATACGGCTTGGGCAGGGCCCGCCACAGACGCCGGGTGGTGGCGCGGCCGCGCGAACCGAGCACCCCGGCGCGAATGCTGCTTGACAGCTAGCCAAAGCCATTTTTTGCGCTGTTTGCGGCCTACAAAGGTCCACAGCTTATCCAGCTCCAACTCCTTCACCCGCCGCGGCAGCGGGCTGCTGGTCGGCGTGGTCTGCGCTTTTTTTGCCAGCTTGGCCACGGTCGTGCGTGCCACGCCCGTCAGGCACACGATGGCCCATTGCGAGACGCGTTCGAGCAGCGGCTTCTCCACCTGCGCGTATTGTGCGGCTTTGCGCGGAGCCGCCGGGGCAAACACGGCCTGATGCCGGCAGGCTGTACACAATTACTTGGCCTGGCCACAGCTGTGCCCATTCTTACGCAGGGCCGTGCTTGCGCACTTGCCACAGCTGAGTATCGTTTGGATCATGCTACCCTTTACGACAAAACCACGCTTTAGACCACCGCCGAAAGCTCTTGCAGCAATGCCTAATGAAGTAACCAGAATATATCTCAACTATTTACCAAAAACTCTTTTCGCGCATTGTCATAAATAAAACTATGCGATTTATAATAATCAAGCTCAACTCGCGAATCCCAAAAAACCCTCATCCCATCTTTTTCTTCCGCTGCCTGGACATACGCTCTTTGAAGTTTATCATAAGCTAAATCATAAGTATCATTAGGATACAGCGGGACAATGGCTGCATGGAACTGAATCTTATAATCCAATTCCAATACATCCTCCCTTTTAGAAAGCTGACTTAGCTGCTTCTGAACCCTGGTAATAAATCCAACAGCCTCATATTGAGGTCCTTTAATCAAAAATATAAACTCATCCCCACCAGTATATTTCCTATAAACTCTTTTAACAAAACTCTCTTCCATTTTATAGCTCAGTTTATACATTTCTTCATCTCTCCTCATTTTAATAAATAGATCTTGCGCTATTATTCGAATAATATCATCTCCTTTTTGAAAACCTCTTTTCTTATTTATTACACCAAATTTATCAAGATCTATCAATATCAAATGGAACAATTCTTTAGGTCTATTTTCCATATCTATCTTAAACTTGACCTGATTAGGAATACCCGTAACAAAATCAATCAATCTCAATCTTTCCGAGTCCAACAAAAGAGATTTAATATTAATTAAATCAGTTTTAGTTTTTGCATGCTTTTCCTTTTCCCTGTAATACAAAGAATACATCACATAACATATAACAGATCCAATT is a window from the Hymenobacter aquaticus genome containing:
- a CDS encoding RNA-binding domain-containing protein; the protein is MNLVKQIISGGESQSVVFLRNAADVQNIAQHVVALLNSGGGYIVIGVDENNQIAHLANSRDSAIQLRTQLDEVITPKAYFDVGTDDVDGQTVMMIDVPGGKDLPFVTNDRVYVRQGRHTIAASGNLIQSILQKRVAEVERWERRTSPMLDLDDLDHEEINLTVQSARELLRISIAGASTDKFVILSALGMHVRGQLTNAADVCFGQDPASRNPQIRVRAFSFLTTKGANYQDQATFSGPVSRILELAEAFVLRHTPVTAEFHEDRLQRTDQPLYARYVLREGLVNALAHRDYASFSGGITVEVYPDRVEIWNSGKLPKGWDARKLRTAHPSLPSNPDIAHILYLRGYMERIGRGTLKMIEVSQIEGLPSPKWQADEDGVRLTIFNRLYSKQERQPSLNERQQKLLDTLEVGQAITMADYTLGFASEVSKRQAQRDLGLLVDAGYLVLEGGARTSRYVRVE
- a CDS encoding diguanylate cyclase domain-containing protein; protein product: MTEYDKIKKFFFPENQVISLPLYLFSIAAIGSVICYVMYSLYYREKEKHAKTKTDLINIKSLLLDSERLRLIDFVTGIPNQVKFKIDMENRPKELFHLILIDLDKFGVINKKRGFQKGDDIIRIIAQDLFIKMRRDEEMYKLSYKMEESFVKRVYRKYTGGDEFIFLIKGPQYEAVGFITRVQKQLSQLSKREDVLELDYKIQFHAAIVPLYPNDTYDLAYDKLQRAYVQAAEEKDGMRVFWDSRVELDYYKSHSFIYDNARKEFLVNS